In the Dolichospermum flos-aquae CCAP 1403/13F genome, GCAATATTGGCAACCCAGAACTTAAACCAGAAAGAGGTGATAGTTTTGATATTGGCATTGACCAAAAACTTGGTGATATTGGTTTACTAAGATTAACCTTTTTCAAAAATAGCGTATCTGATACAATTGCCTTTAAGAGACTGACACCACCAGTAAATGGTAATACAGGAACTTGGGAAAATATCGGACTGGTGGAAACTACGGGAATTGAGGCGACTTTGAATTTGCAACTTGCCAAAAATATTTATACTTTTGTTAATTACACGGCAAATGATCCGCGTATTTTGAAAAGTTCTAATGCGGCGGAAATTGACAAAGAACTGCGCTTTGCTGGTGCAGATAAATTAAATTTGGGAGTTTCTTATGAAAATCCTCAAGGTTTGTATTTGGGTTTATTAATGAATTCCTTAAATGGATATCCTACTAATAATACAAATACAGAATTTTTATCTGGTTATACGACTTTTGATTTTAAACTGCGTGTACCTTTAAGTGATAAACTGGTAGTTACAGGTAGTTTGGAAAATCTCTTTAATCAGCGTTATCAGTTGTTTCCTGGTTTTCCTGACGGAGGTAGAGGTTTTCAAATTGGTTTGAGTGCTACGTTTTAATATAAGGAGAGTTTTTTATGGCTGATTTTAATTGTTGGGTAACACCAGTAAATGAAAAAACAATTGAAGCTACGGGAAATGATTGGCAAATTGAGTATGAGTTTTTTGATTGTCAAGGTGATGTTCTGGCTTGTTTAGCTTATACTTTATTTCATGAAAATTGGCATCAAGTTGGTTTGGGACATTTGGAACAAGGTAGTGTTTTAGAGTTGGAGTTTCATGAAGCACCTAAAAAATGTGTTCTCTATGATGGATATTTAACTGTTATTACTAGAGATTGGCATTTTCATTTATGTATTGAGGAAACTCTAGGTGGTCCCAATGCTGAAACTTCTATCGAAGTAAGACAGCAACGTTTGATTAATAAGGGTGCATTTTATAGAAGAATAAATCCCGAAGGAGAAGTCAGAAGTTGGGGTATTCAATTTTGGAATGGTGCTGGTGAAAAGGCTATGACGATATTTTTACCTAATCCCTATGTAGAGGATGAAAATTTGCTTCCTGAAGGTAAGGCTGATTTTAGAAAGTTGGATTTTTATCAGGAACTTAGAGATGTTTATGTATTAGGTAAAAAGCCCATTCCTTTTACTAAAAATCCTCTCAAATGTGCCTATATTGCAGTTTGCACTTCTGGACGTTGTTATCCTTCTCGAAAATGGCAACCTACTTTTGAGGCTTTAAAGGCTGCTGTTGAGAAGGCGGAATTAGATTTGGAAGTGAGAACAAGTGGTTGTTTACAGGTTTGTAAGTTAGGGCCTGTTGTTTATCATTCTACTGATAGAACTTGGTACAGTCGTGTTAAGCCGGAAGTTGCAGAAAGAATTGTACAGGAACATTTGGTTGAGGGGAATAAGGTTGTTGAATATATATATCCTTAGTTGGTGTTTTTCTGGGGTAATTTTCTCACGCAGAGGCGCAGAGGCACAAAGAGAAATATGGAAGATGGTTTTTAGGAAGTCTCAGGTTATTATTTTTCTATGTCAGTTGTTTTTAGTTGCTGTTTTGGTTGTTTCTTGTCAAGGTTCTCAGAATAGTCCGGTTGTTAGTTCAGTTAGTAATGGCTGTGTTCAAAAGTATGATTCTAATGTTGATTATTTTCCCAATAAGGTGAAGGTTACTCATGCTATCGGTTTTGCAGTTGAATATTATAAAAACTACAAAGTCGTGACGATTAAAAATCCCTGGAAAGATGCTAAAACAGGTTTTAAATATGTTTTGGTTCAATGCGGTACACCAATACCACCAGGGTTCGAGAAATCCCAAATATTTACTACACCTGTAAGTTCTGTGATTTCTCTTTCTACAACTCATTTACCACATTTTTCTAAGTTAAATGTTGTTGATAAGTTAATCGGTGTTAGCGATATTAAACAAGTAACTACACCAGATTTTATTGACAGAATCCAGGCTGGTAAGGTGGTATCTGTTGGCAATAATTCTACTGTGAATGTGGAGAAAGTTTTAGAACTTAATCCTGAGTTAGTTACCACTTTTGGTACTGGAAATCAACAAACTGATAGTTTTCCTAAGTTGTTGGAAGCTGGGTTAAAGGTGGCGATAAATGCTGAATATATGGAAGATACACCATTGGGAAGAAGTGAATGGTTAAAGTTTACTGCTTTATTTTTTAATAAGGAGGAAGAGGCGGAAAAAATCTTTGCTGCAATTGCTAAGAAATACGAAGATATTGCTACTAAAGCTAAAGCTGTTAAAAATCGTCCGACTGTGTTTGTAGGCTTCAATTTTAAAGGGACTTGGTATACACCAGGTGGTAATAGTTATGTGGCTAAATATCTAGCCGACGCAGGTGCAAATTATCTTTGGAGTGAGGATAAATCTTCTGGTAGTTTACCTATATCTTTTGAAGCTGTTTTTGAACGGGCTGCTAATGCTGATTATTGGTTGAATCTTAGACAATCTTGGAACAGTTTAAAAGATGTTGTGACTGAAGATAATCGTTATGGTGATTTTCATGCTTTCAAAAAAGGAAATCTCTATAATAATAATGCTCGCCTTAGTCCCAATGGTGGTAATGACTACTGGCAAAGTGGTATTAGTAACCCTGATGTGGTTTTATCTGATTTAATTAAAATATTTCATCCAGAAATATTACCTAATCATAACCTATTTTACTATCAAAAAGTGAATAAATGATGTTAATCAAAAAGCATGAGGTTATTAATAAATTTTTACTCTGGAAATTTATTAATAAGAAATATTTGATTTTCTCGATTTTACTACTATGTTTAATTTTGGCATTCTTACTGGATTTAGGTTTTGGGGCTGTGAATATTCCCATTCATGAGGTTATGAATATCTTGCTGGGACAAGAAGCAGAAAAGACAACATGGACAAATATTATTCTTAAATTTCGTTTACCTAAAGCTTTAACTGCAACGTTAGCTGGTGCAGCTTTAGGGGTAAGTGGCTTGCAAATGCAAACTCTATTTAAAAATCCTTTAGCGGGTCCTTTTGTATTAGGAATTAGTTCTGGTGCAAGTTTAGGAGTAGCGTTGGTTTTACTGACAGCAAGTTTGACTGTACCGACGTTATTAACTGATTTAGGAATGATTGGTGATTTTAGTTTAGTCATAGCGGCAAGTTTTGGTGCAGCTTCAGTATTAGGATTGATGTTAGTTGTTTCTCGTCGTGTACAAGATACAATGACTTTATTAATTTTAGGTTTATTATTTGGATATGCGACAAGTGCAATGGTAAGTATTTTGTTGCAATTTAGTTCACAAGAACGGATTCAAAGTTATATAATGTGGACTTTTGGAAGTTTCACTGCGGTAACTTGGCAACAATTAGCTATTTTAACTCCAGTTATTTGTGTAGGTTTATTAATTGCTGTGCTGCAATCAAAATCTTTAAATGCACTTTTATTAGGTGAATCTTATGCACACAGTTTAGGGTTGACAGTGCAGAAAACTAGATTTTCTGTGATTAGCAGTGCTTCTATATTAGCAGGAGCGATTACTGCTTTTTGTGGACCAATAGCATTTTTAGGTGTAGCAATTCCCCATCTTTGCCGCAGTCTTTTTAATACTTCAGATCATCGGATATTAATTCCTAGTGTTATTATTATGGGAGCAACTTTAGCCTTATTTGCTGATTTGGTTTCCCAAATTCTGATAAATCAAATGGTTTTACCTTTAAATGCTATTACTGCTTTGATAGGAACTCCTGTTGTTACTTGGGT is a window encoding:
- a CDS encoding (2Fe-2S) ferredoxin domain-containing protein, whose amino-acid sequence is MADFNCWVTPVNEKTIEATGNDWQIEYEFFDCQGDVLACLAYTLFHENWHQVGLGHLEQGSVLELEFHEAPKKCVLYDGYLTVITRDWHFHLCIEETLGGPNAETSIEVRQQRLINKGAFYRRINPEGEVRSWGIQFWNGAGEKAMTIFLPNPYVEDENLLPEGKADFRKLDFYQELRDVYVLGKKPIPFTKNPLKCAYIAVCTSGRCYPSRKWQPTFEALKAAVEKAELDLEVRTSGCLQVCKLGPVVYHSTDRTWYSRVKPEVAERIVQEHLVEGNKVVEYIYP
- a CDS encoding ABC transporter substrate-binding protein codes for the protein MVFRKSQVIIFLCQLFLVAVLVVSCQGSQNSPVVSSVSNGCVQKYDSNVDYFPNKVKVTHAIGFAVEYYKNYKVVTIKNPWKDAKTGFKYVLVQCGTPIPPGFEKSQIFTTPVSSVISLSTTHLPHFSKLNVVDKLIGVSDIKQVTTPDFIDRIQAGKVVSVGNNSTVNVEKVLELNPELVTTFGTGNQQTDSFPKLLEAGLKVAINAEYMEDTPLGRSEWLKFTALFFNKEEEAEKIFAAIAKKYEDIATKAKAVKNRPTVFVGFNFKGTWYTPGGNSYVAKYLADAGANYLWSEDKSSGSLPISFEAVFERAANADYWLNLRQSWNSLKDVVTEDNRYGDFHAFKKGNLYNNNARLSPNGGNDYWQSGISNPDVVLSDLIKIFHPEILPNHNLFYYQKVNK
- a CDS encoding iron ABC transporter permease, with translation MLIKKHEVINKFLLWKFINKKYLIFSILLLCLILAFLLDLGFGAVNIPIHEVMNILLGQEAEKTTWTNIILKFRLPKALTATLAGAALGVSGLQMQTLFKNPLAGPFVLGISSGASLGVALVLLTASLTVPTLLTDLGMIGDFSLVIAASFGAASVLGLMLVVSRRVQDTMTLLILGLLFGYATSAMVSILLQFSSQERIQSYIMWTFGSFTAVTWQQLAILTPVICVGLLIAVLQSKSLNALLLGESYAHSLGLTVQKTRFSVISSASILAGAITAFCGPIAFLGVAIPHLCRSLFNTSDHRILIPSVIIMGATLALFADLVSQILINQMVLPLNAITALIGTPVVTWVILQRNSRKSFPS